Proteins encoded in a region of the Gammaproteobacteria bacterium genome:
- a CDS encoding Do family serine endopeptidase gives MSTRQIFSRCIVALALVAVAAWLSMASALGSPASATGSSSLAPMLKEVTPAVVSIRVTEAVGQNLRAPLPGQFPESMRRYFDFGDREPDGRLLIPEQESRPRRQGAGSGVIVDAGQGFIITNQHVVADADSISVTLADGRNFEAVLVGHDQKTDIALLQIQASNLKALQFADSDKAEVGDFVVAIGNPFGLGQTVTSGIISALGRAGLDNGNYEDFIQTDAAINRGNSGGALVDMEGRLLGINTAIISANGGGSDGIGFAVPANMVAAVVHLLEQDGEVRRGMLGVQISDVSPEIVAALKLGTQRGALVAGVLADSAAEAAGIEVYDVIVRVNGKEVENGRDVRNRIGLIRRGEAVQLGIVRGGEALNLTATIAGDEGVVAAASREPGIDRFAGATLRDAMGTASQPQMDGVAVVGVDPDSRSWQAGLREGDIIIELNREAIADLQQFRQELAAAGRLVALTVWREHRRLLVLVS, from the coding sequence ATGAGCACCAGACAGATTTTCAGTCGCTGTATCGTTGCGCTTGCCCTGGTGGCGGTGGCCGCCTGGCTGTCCATGGCCAGCGCGCTGGGTTCGCCAGCGTCGGCAACCGGCAGCAGCTCGCTTGCGCCCATGCTGAAAGAGGTAACGCCGGCCGTGGTGAGTATCAGGGTGACGGAAGCGGTTGGGCAGAATCTACGCGCGCCTTTGCCAGGTCAGTTCCCTGAGTCAATGCGGCGCTACTTTGATTTCGGCGACCGGGAGCCTGACGGCCGGTTGCTGATTCCGGAACAGGAAAGCAGGCCGAGGCGACAGGGCGCCGGGTCAGGGGTCATTGTCGATGCCGGACAGGGGTTCATTATTACCAATCAGCACGTAGTTGCCGACGCGGACTCGATCAGCGTGACCCTGGCGGATGGACGCAATTTTGAGGCGGTTCTGGTCGGCCATGACCAGAAGACCGATATTGCGCTGTTACAGATTCAGGCATCCAACCTGAAGGCACTGCAATTCGCGGACAGTGACAAGGCCGAAGTAGGGGACTTTGTGGTCGCCATTGGTAACCCGTTTGGTCTGGGCCAGACAGTTACATCCGGTATCATCAGCGCGCTTGGCAGGGCGGGCCTGGACAACGGAAACTATGAAGACTTTATCCAGACCGACGCGGCGATCAACAGGGGCAATTCCGGTGGTGCACTGGTAGATATGGAAGGTCGGTTACTGGGAATCAATACTGCGATTATCAGCGCCAATGGTGGTGGCAGCGATGGTATCGGTTTTGCGGTGCCCGCTAATATGGTTGCTGCGGTCGTCCATTTACTGGAGCAGGATGGCGAGGTGCGGCGTGGCATGCTGGGGGTACAGATCAGCGATGTGTCGCCGGAAATCGTTGCGGCCCTGAAGCTGGGTACCCAGCGAGGGGCGCTGGTTGCCGGCGTGCTGGCCGACAGCGCGGCGGAGGCGGCGGGCATCGAAGTCTATGATGTGATAGTCCGCGTTAACGGCAAGGAGGTTGAAAATGGCCGCGATGTCCGCAACCGGATAGGTCTGATCCGACGCGGAGAAGCTGTGCAACTGGGTATAGTGCGCGGTGGTGAGGCGCTGAATCTGACCGCTACCATCGCTGGCGACGAGGGAGTCGTGGCCGCGGCCAGCCGCGAGCCCGGCATTGACAGATTCGCCGGTGCAACTCTGCGGGACGCCATGGGCACGGCCAGCCAGCCGCAAATGGATGGCGTAGCTGTGGTTGGTGTGGATCCTGACAGTCGATCCTGGCAAGCGGGCTTGCGAGAAGGCGACATAATCATCGAGCTGAACCGTGAGGCTATCGCGGATCTGCAACAATTCAGGCAGGAACTGGCTGCCGCCGGCAGGCTGGTGGCACTGACCGTATGGCGGGAGCATCGCCGGTTGCTGGTGCTGGTTTCATGA